TCTTCCCATAATTACTCCAGCACCTTCAATAACTGTTGTTAATATAGTAAAAATAAATATCCAAATAAGAGGATTCATTTTTTTATATTTTATATAATGAACCATCCATGCTGAAATCATAGGATAAATGCCAATATCAAAAGGTACATGAACTATTTCTCTATGGCCAAAAGGATACAGATCCCAAAAGCCAAAGTAAAATCCAAAAGCATTTATAGTATATGCAATAGAACTTTGAAAAGGCGCTATTGTTAATAAAACTTTTCTATCTTTAAAATATAAAATCAAAATCAATACCCATGGAATTATTAGTGCAATAACAATATTCTCTAACATATGATCACCTCTTATGCTAGTATTACCAATCAAAGCCATATTCATATACAAATTTAAAAAGCACTCATAATTCAGTATCTTAAAGCTTCTTTTCATTTTTTAATCTTTCAATAACCTTTTTCTCTTTGATAAATCACCTCACAACATAAGCAATTTACGTAAGGTTAAATATTTTTAATAACCCTGCATGGATTTCCTGCCGCGATTACATTATCTGGTATATTCTTGGTTACTACACTACCTGCTCCTATAGTTGCGTTATCTCCAATTTTTACTCCCGGACATATTATCGCTCCACCACCAATCCAAACATTATTTCCTATAACAATCGGTTTAGCATATTCCTTACCAGTGAGTCTTTCGGCAGGATCAATCGAGTGAGTAGCAGTATAAAGTTGAACATTCGGTGCTAAAAGTACATTATCTCCTATTTTAACTTTATTCACATCTAGTATTATACAACTATAATTAGCATAAAAATTTTCACCAACTTCAATATTATAGCCATAATCACAATAAAAAGGTGCTTCAATATAAAACGAATCTTTTGCAGTAATGAGTTTCTTTAAAATCTCCTGTCTCTTATCTTTTCCACTTGGTTTTGAATGATTAAACTCAAAAATTAAATTTCTTGCATACTCTCTTTCTTTAGTTAACTCTTCATCACCTGCATAATAAAGATCACCTGCTAACATTTTTTCCTTTTCACTTTTCACTTTTCTTCATCCTCCATTTAATCCAATACTAATATTGTTTTTCCAATATTATTAATTAAGACAAATAAACTGTAATTTTATTATAGACAAATTATTATGCTACAACTTATAATAAGTTTCTTATTCATTGTTTATAGTTCGGATTTTATGAGGTACTTATGCATTTTATCTGCTTAACATCGATTTAATGAGAAATGTTAGTAC
This window of the Clostridium kluyveri DSM 555 genome carries:
- a CDS encoding CBO0543 family protein — protein: MLENIVIALIIPWVLILILYFKDRKVLLTIAPFQSSIAYTINAFGFYFGFWDLYPFGHREIVHVPFDIGIYPMISAWMVHYIKYKKMNPLIWIFIFTILTTVIEGAGVIMGRIVYRRGWNIGCTFVSYLIPYILNYLYYVQLKKSKVF
- a CDS encoding sugar O-acetyltransferase codes for the protein MKSEKEKMLAGDLYYAGDEELTKEREYARNLIFEFNHSKPSGKDKRQEILKKLITAKDSFYIEAPFYCDYGYNIEVGENFYANYSCIILDVNKVKIGDNVLLAPNVQLYTATHSIDPAERLTGKEYAKPIVIGNNVWIGGGAIICPGVKIGDNATIGAGSVVTKNIPDNVIAAGNPCRVIKNI